The Verrucomicrobium spinosum DSM 4136 = JCM 18804 DNA segment CCTCGCGTTCAGCGCGCAGGCGGCCAGGACGGGCAATGATGCGAAAGGCACGCTGGTGGCGATTGGCCGGCAGGGCAAGGTGCCTTCGCTCAGCGTGGATCAGGTGGGGCCCGCGTTGTTTGTCACCGTGCAGACTGATGATGGCAGGGTGAAGCATCTGGGCATGGGGGCGGTGTCTGACCGTGAACCCACGCAATGGCTGCTGGTGTATGCAGATGGTCTGCTGGAGTGCTATCGAAATGGCTTGATGGAGCGAAGCAGCAGTGTGCGGCCGGAATTCATGAGCTGGAGCACCTCCAGTCTCCGCTTTGGTTCCCGCTCCGATGGCACAGAACCCTGGCAGGGGGCGCTCGATGGCATTGAGATTTTCCAGCGTCCTCTGGCACCGCGGGAGGTGGCGGACCTCTACACGCATGAAGCGGGAAACTGGGCCCAGCGCGCTGCGCCGCCCCGCCTGGTGGTGGAGGCGGAACTGGAGGAACGCAGCGCCCTGCCGGATCCTGCGAAGATTGCGCCGTACACCCGCGCGCTTGTGGAGAGCGTGTGGAAGGTGCGCAAGGTGCTGAACGGGACCCTCAAGGAAAAGCGGCTGGTGGTGCTGCACTGGTGCATCCTGGGCAGCCAGCCGGTGGAGACCCCTGCCAAGCCGGGGACACTGAAGCGCTTGACCGTCGAGCCGCTGGAGGCGCATGCCCAACTACAGGGCGAACTGCGGGCAACCGACGTCCTGGACGCCGAACTGCCCGTGTTTTACGAAGTCCGTTGAGAAGGGCCAATTACCGGCGGGTCTTGCCGCGAGCTGCTGGCTTCGCCTTGGCGAGGGGCTTGCGCTTGGCGCTGACGGGCCGACGCGTCGGAGCGGCCTTCGTGCGGGAGGCTTTGGGGGCGGGCACAGGGTTGCCCTCCGCTTTGCCAGATTGCTCCTCCAACTGCCCGCGCAGGAGTTTGACTTCCAGCTCCAGCTCTGAAAGCCGACGGGATGTGTTCTGGAGGCGGGAGGCGGTAATGCGGGCGATAAACTCAAAGAGCGCCGCATAGAAGGCGGGATACTCCTCACGGGGCTTGATGTCCTGCAGGAATTTCTGGTCCACTGCCAGGCAAACGGAAGGCTTGGCGGCCACGACGGTGGCGGACCGAGTGTCTTCGTTGACGAGCGCCAGTTCGCCAAAGATTTCGCCGGGGCGGGTGATCGTCACGAGGCTCTTGCCATCCTTGCGGACTTCCATGGCCCCGCTCAGCAAGATGTAAATGCGGGAATCGACCGCGCCTTCTTGAATGATCGCGTCGCCCACTTCGCACTGAATGTAGCTGCTTGAATTCAGCACGTCATCCAGCTGCTCCTCGCTGAACGAGCCCAAAAAGGGCACGGACCGGAGCGCTTCGGGCACTTGGCCATGCTCGTGAATAAACGCGAATTCTTTCATGTGGGTGAGATTGTGTCAAAAAATGAGGAAGAAGGAAAGGGTGCAGTCACGGGGAGCAGCAAAAACCAAGCCCGTCGTGTCGCAAGTGACAAGGCTTCCTCCGGGGCTGTTCATTTTCAATGACAAACTCGTTCATGTTTTTGCGAATCTGCGGGTCAAATCACGTGGTTGCGCAGACGGTGACGCATGATTAAGTTTTCCGTTCCATGAAAATATCCCCCAGACTGCGTTATCACGCGCTGTTCCTGTCAGCCGGTGTCACCCTGGCGCTGACCCAATGTGACAAGAAAGAAGCCCCCGGCACGGGTGCCGACTCTGGCGCTGGAGCCCCGCCGAGTGTCGCTCCCGCATCGCCGTCCCCGGCCGCAGTGATCCCGCCGCCCAAGGCACCGTCTCTGGCAGATCATGCGACGAAGTTGGGTTTCATGGCCAAGCTGCCGGTGGGCACCGAGTTCTACCTGGGCACCACGCAGCTCAAGCAGCATCTGGATGAGTTGAAGAAGTCTGCCTACTGGAAGGACATGAACGCGCTGGTGCAGGACAAGACCCCGGCACCGACGGCAGGAGACAAGTCTCTCAGCACCTTGCAGGAACTGTGGGGGGATGATCTCTTCATCGCAGGTGGTGCCGGATTTGCCCAGACGGTGGCGATGCTGCGGGATTTCAACCGCCTCTACAATGAGGTGTACTTCAAGGCCCTCCTGGCAGGGGGGGCTGCCAGCCTGAAAGGTGAAGAGGTGGGATCCAACCCCATGATCTACCTGCAATCGTTCCTCAGTGATCCCTCATCGATCGAGCGGCTGGCAGACTTTATTGGCAAGTTCGAGCTCATGCCCCTGGTGGTGGGTGTGAAGACGGCGAAGCCAGAAGAGGCCCTCGCATTCCTGAACAATACCAAAGAACTGGAGGAGAAGAAGATCTTCCAGATGAGCGACGTGAAGACCCCTGGCGGTCATGACTTCCGCGTGGCCACGATCGATCTCGCCCTGCTGCTCCCCGAGGAGAATCAGGCCCAGATGCTGGCCATGGTGCCTGAAGGGCTGCCAGAGCAGACGGTCAAGACGATTGAGAAGGCCTATGACGCCGTGCAGGCGAAGAAGCTCAAGCTCGCCTGGGGTGTGGTGGACAGTCATCTCGTGCTGGCCTGTGGCATGAATCTGGATCACCTGAACCTGGTGGCGGATCCAGCAGCGTCAGTGCTCTCCAAGCCGGAGATGGCCCGTCTGCTTCCCTACACGGGCAAGAACCTAGTGGGTCTGACCTACGCCAGCTCCGCGACCATGGGTGCTCTCAATGATGACCAGCCTTTCGTGCCGATGCTGCGCGGCCTGGTGGATGCCATGAAGCAGAACGAAATGTTCAAGGAAATGGGCAACGTGCTGGACACGCAGCTTAGGGAACTGGTCCCGCTGGAGAAGGCGGTCTATGGTGCGGAAAGCAGCACGCTGACGGCCGCTGCCTGGTGGGACAAAGGGGTTCACTTCGAATCCTACGGCGGGATCAAGCCACGCTTCCTGGACCAAGGCAAGCCACTGGACTACGCCAAGCTCATCGACAAGGCAGGTGTGGTCTTCGGCATTGCCTACCACCG contains these protein-coding regions:
- a CDS encoding cyclic nucleotide-binding domain-containing protein yields the protein MKEFAFIHEHGQVPEALRSVPFLGSFSEEQLDDVLNSSSYIQCEVGDAIIQEGAVDSRIYILLSGAMEVRKDGKSLVTITRPGEIFGELALVNEDTRSATVVAAKPSVCLAVDQKFLQDIKPREEYPAFYAALFEFIARITASRLQNTSRRLSELELEVKLLRGQLEEQSGKAEGNPVPAPKASRTKAAPTRRPVSAKRKPLAKAKPAARGKTRR